Proteins encoded together in one Shewanella acanthi window:
- the rplT gene encoding 50S ribosomal protein L20, translating to MPRVKRGVTARARHKKVLKLAKGYYGARSRTYRVAVQAVTKAGQYAYRDRRQKKRQFRQLWIARINAAARQNGLSYSRFINGLKKASIEIDRKILADIAVFDKVVFATLVEKAKAALN from the coding sequence ATGCCAAGAGTTAAGCGTGGTGTAACCGCACGTGCTCGTCACAAGAAAGTTTTAAAATTAGCTAAAGGTTATTATGGCGCTCGTAGCCGTACTTACCGCGTTGCTGTTCAAGCAGTAACTAAAGCTGGTCAATATGCTTACCGTGACCGTCGTCAGAAAAAACGTCAATTCCGTCAACTGTGGATTGCACGTATTAATGCTGCAGCTCGTCAAAATGGTCTGTCTTACAGCCGTTTCATCAACGGTCTGAAAAAGGCGTCTATCGAAATCGATCGTAAGATTTTGGCTGACATCGCTGTGTTCGACAAAGTTGTATTCGCAACTTTAGTTGAAAAAGCAAAAGCGGCTTTAAACTAA
- a CDS encoding MATE family efflux transporter, with protein sequence MNQVGFQAKRLMQLALPVFIAQLTQTMMGFIDTVMAGRVSAVDMAAVAVGTSLWWPPFLFVQGLLMAFTPLFSHHNGANNQKAIQPLAFQAAYLALIGSAGMIAFLSSASLILNQMDLEPQLYNLTLGYIDGLMWGAPAFVLYQVLRGCSEGISYTMPTMIIGFVGLAVNIPANYIFIYGHFGVPALGGAGCGVATALVFWAMFIAMAIYMQFHKRFAELAPFKAFHLPDLKTMLKMAKLGLPIAMALFFEISLFAIIALMLSPLGATVVASHQIALNFSSIVFMLPLSIGIAVSIRIGYYLGRERADTAAIVTKVGLILGLSIAFCTAIITVLFRYQIAEVYNANPEVVTLAGSLMLIAAIYQLSDSVQVVAAGALRGYKDTRSAFYITLFSYWAVGMTLGYTLAYTDIIVPAMGAHGFWTGLVAGLTCAALLFFIRLRYIQKHPIQSHDMTGQIHH encoded by the coding sequence ATGAATCAAGTAGGCTTTCAGGCCAAACGCTTAATGCAACTCGCACTGCCGGTGTTTATCGCCCAACTCACCCAAACCATGATGGGCTTTATCGACACTGTGATGGCAGGTCGCGTGAGTGCGGTCGATATGGCTGCCGTGGCTGTAGGCACTAGCCTATGGTGGCCACCGTTTTTGTTTGTTCAAGGACTACTAATGGCCTTTACACCACTCTTTTCCCACCATAATGGCGCTAACAATCAAAAGGCAATTCAACCACTCGCCTTTCAAGCAGCCTATTTAGCTTTAATTGGGTCGGCTGGCATGATTGCCTTTTTAAGTTCAGCATCGCTGATACTTAACCAAATGGATCTCGAGCCCCAATTGTACAACCTAACCTTAGGTTATATCGACGGTCTTATGTGGGGCGCGCCTGCATTTGTGCTATATCAAGTCCTACGCGGTTGTAGTGAAGGCATTTCATATACTATGCCGACGATGATCATCGGCTTTGTTGGTTTAGCGGTTAACATTCCCGCTAACTATATCTTCATCTACGGTCATTTTGGCGTGCCTGCCCTGGGCGGCGCTGGTTGCGGTGTTGCTACAGCATTAGTGTTTTGGGCCATGTTTATCGCCATGGCGATTTATATGCAGTTCCACAAAAGGTTTGCCGAACTTGCCCCCTTTAAAGCATTCCATTTACCCGATCTTAAGACCATGTTGAAAATGGCTAAGCTTGGCCTTCCTATTGCAATGGCGCTGTTTTTTGAGATCAGCCTATTTGCGATTATCGCCCTGATGCTATCACCATTAGGGGCCACTGTGGTCGCAAGCCACCAAATTGCCCTTAACTTTTCATCGATTGTATTTATGTTGCCACTGTCGATTGGTATTGCCGTCTCGATTCGCATTGGCTATTACCTTGGTCGAGAACGCGCCGACACTGCGGCTATTGTCACTAAGGTGGGCTTAATCCTTGGGCTTTCGATAGCATTTTGCACCGCCATTATTACAGTGCTGTTTAGATACCAAATTGCAGAGGTATATAACGCCAACCCCGAAGTTGTCACCCTTGCAGGTAGCCTGATGTTGATTGCAGCGATTTACCAATTGTCAGATTCTGTGCAAGTGGTCGCCGCAGGTGCACTTAGGGGATATAAAGATACCCGTAGTGCCTTTTATATCACGTTGTTTTCTTACTGGGCGGTGGGCATGACGCTCGGTTATACCTTGGCTTATACGGATATCATAGTCCCAGCAATGGGCGCACACGGATTCTGGACGGGTCTGGTCGCGGGTCTAACCTGCGCGGCACTGCTGTTTTTTATTCGCCTGCGTTACATCCAGAAACACCCTATTCAGTCCCATGATATGACAGGCCAAATCCATCACTAA
- the infC gene encoding translation initiation factor IF-3 — protein MKIKKTAGRQLAPNRINEEITGVPEVRLTGIDGEAIGVVSIRDAQNLADEAGVDLVEISPNAEPPVCRIMDYGKFLFDKAKAQKEQKKKQKQVQVKEIKFRPGTDENDYQVKLRNLIRFLEDGDKAKITLRFRGREMAHQNLGMDLLNRIKTDLDEYAIVESFPKMEGRQAIMVLAPKKK, from the coding sequence ATAAAGATCAAGAAAACAGCAGGGCGTCAGCTGGCCCCTAATAGAATCAATGAAGAAATTACAGGTGTACCGGAAGTACGCTTAACTGGCATTGATGGTGAAGCTATTGGTGTGGTAAGCATCAGAGACGCTCAGAATTTGGCAGATGAAGCGGGTGTTGACCTTGTAGAAATTAGCCCAAACGCTGAACCTCCTGTATGTCGCATTATGGACTACGGTAAGTTCCTATTTGATAAAGCTAAGGCTCAAAAGGAACAAAAGAAGAAGCAAAAACAGGTTCAGGTTAAGGAAATTAAATTCCGTCCTGGAACTGACGAAAACGACTATCAGGTAAAACTACGCAACCTGATACGTTTTCTGGAAGACGGGGACAAAGCGAAAATCACGCTGCGTTTCCGAGGTCGCGAAATGGCTCACCAAAACTTAGGTATGGATCTTCTGAACCGTATCAAAACAGATTTGGATGAGTACGCAATTGTTGAATCCTTCCCGAAAATGGAAGGCCGACAAGCCATTATGGTGCTAGCGCCTAAAAAGAAATAA
- the thrS gene encoding threonine--tRNA ligase, whose translation MPVITLPDGSKREFANPVSTLDVAADIGPGLAKACIAGRVNGELKDACDLIEADAQLSIITAKDEEGIEILRHSCAHLLGHAIKQLWPQTKMAIGPVIDNGFYYDIDLEHKLTQEDIEALEKRMLELAKTNYDVVKRVVSWQEARDTFAARGEEYKMAILDENISKDSTPALYHHEEYTDMCRGPHVPNMRFCHHFKLMSIAGAYWRGNSENKMLQRIYGTAWADKKALSTHLARLEEAAKRDHRKIGKQLDLYHMQEEAPGMVFWHNDGWSVYLELERFIRRKLNQYTYQEVKGPLMMDRVLWERSGHWDKYSEAMFTTNSENREYAVKPMNCPGHVQIFNQGLKSYRDLPLRMAEFGCCHRNEPSGSLHGLMRVRGFTQDDAHIFCTDDQVQSEVSACIRMVYDTYSTFGFENIVVKLSTRPEKRIGDDAMWDRAEEALKEALRANNIEFTILPGEGAFYGPKIEFTLHDCLDRAWQCGTVQLDYALPSRLGATYVAEDNSRQTPVMIHRAILGSLERFIGILIEEYAGRFPTWLAPMQVVVMNITDKQADYVEEVVKFFKEQGIRASYDLRNEKIGFKIREHTLRRVPYLLVVGDQEMENKEVAVRTRDGVDLGKMRIEDFAAKIHQQISLRSLKLLEE comes from the coding sequence ATGCCTGTTATTACACTTCCCGATGGTAGCAAACGCGAGTTTGCCAATCCTGTATCGACCCTCGATGTAGCTGCGGACATTGGTCCAGGTCTTGCTAAAGCCTGTATCGCTGGTCGCGTGAATGGCGAACTAAAAGACGCCTGCGATCTCATCGAAGCAGATGCACAGCTGTCAATCATTACCGCTAAAGACGAAGAAGGTATTGAAATTCTTCGCCACTCTTGCGCGCATTTATTAGGCCATGCAATCAAGCAATTATGGCCACAAACCAAGATGGCGATCGGTCCTGTTATCGACAACGGCTTCTATTACGACATCGACCTTGAGCACAAGCTGACTCAAGAAGATATCGAAGCCCTCGAAAAACGTATGCTTGAATTGGCAAAAACCAATTACGACGTAGTGAAACGCGTTGTGAGCTGGCAAGAAGCCCGTGATACCTTTGCCGCGCGCGGTGAAGAATACAAGATGGCGATTCTGGATGAGAACATCAGCAAGGACTCAACCCCTGCGCTGTATCACCATGAAGAATACACCGACATGTGCCGTGGCCCGCACGTGCCTAACATGCGTTTCTGCCACCATTTCAAATTAATGAGCATTGCCGGCGCTTACTGGCGTGGCAACTCAGAAAACAAGATGCTGCAACGCATCTACGGTACCGCTTGGGCGGATAAAAAAGCCCTGAGCACGCATTTAGCGCGTCTTGAAGAAGCCGCTAAACGTGACCACCGTAAGATTGGTAAGCAACTTGACCTGTACCATATGCAGGAAGAAGCGCCAGGCATGGTGTTCTGGCACAACGATGGTTGGAGCGTTTACTTAGAATTAGAACGTTTCATCCGCCGCAAGTTAAACCAATACACTTACCAGGAAGTGAAAGGTCCATTAATGATGGACCGCGTGCTGTGGGAACGTTCGGGTCACTGGGACAAATACTCAGAGGCGATGTTCACTACCAACAGCGAAAACCGTGAATACGCGGTTAAGCCAATGAACTGCCCAGGTCACGTGCAGATATTCAACCAAGGTTTGAAATCTTACCGCGATCTGCCACTGCGTATGGCGGAATTTGGTTGCTGTCACCGTAACGAGCCATCGGGTTCACTGCACGGTTTAATGCGCGTACGTGGCTTTACTCAAGACGACGCACACATTTTCTGTACCGATGATCAAGTACAATCGGAAGTGAGCGCGTGTATTCGTATGGTTTACGACACATACTCAACCTTCGGTTTCGAGAACATTGTCGTAAAACTATCTACTCGCCCAGAAAAACGTATCGGTGACGATGCGATGTGGGACAGAGCAGAAGAAGCGTTAAAAGAAGCACTGCGTGCCAACAACATCGAATTCACCATTTTACCGGGTGAAGGTGCGTTCTACGGTCCTAAAATTGAATTCACCCTGCACGATTGTTTAGACCGTGCATGGCAATGTGGTACTGTGCAGTTAGACTACGCGCTGCCGAGCCGTTTAGGTGCAACTTATGTCGCCGAAGATAACAGCCGTCAAACGCCGGTGATGATCCACCGTGCGATTTTAGGCTCGTTAGAGCGTTTTATCGGTATTCTAATTGAGGAATACGCGGGTCGTTTCCCAACATGGTTAGCGCCAATGCAAGTTGTGGTGATGAATATCACCGACAAACAGGCTGATTATGTTGAAGAAGTCGTCAAATTCTTCAAAGAACAGGGCATTCGTGCCTCTTATGACTTGAGGAATGAGAAAATAGGCTTTAAAATACGCGAGCACACCTTAAGGCGTGTTCCTTATTTATTGGTCGTTGGCGATCAGGAAATGGAAAATAAGGAAGTTGCGGTGCGTACACGTGATGGCGTTGACTTAGGTAAGATGCGAATCGAAGATTTCGCCGCTAAGATCCATCAACAAATTTCGCTCCGTAGTCTCAAATTGTTGGAGGAATAG
- a CDS encoding RecQ family ATP-dependent DNA helicase translates to MHDDIRQLNQQLATQFGFDGFREGQFEVVTQLLAGQSSLAIFPTGSGKSLCYQFTALQLPHLTLVVSPLLALIKDQLAFLHSKGINAASIDSTLSHEDAQQVMRDARSGKLKLLMVSVERFKNERFRQFIESIPISMLVVDEAHCISEWGHNFRPDYLKLPIYREQLNIPLVLLLTATATRKVKLDMAKRFAIEPQHIVQTGFYRANLDLNVLSVPSHDKIAQLKQQISGLNGAGIVYVTLQNTAEEVAQALIDAGIHASAYHAGFDDTKRQHIQQAFMEDKVRVVVATIAFGMGIDKRNIRFVIHYDLPKSIENYCQEIGRAGRDGELSHCITLANLDGINTVENFVYGDTPELSSINQVLTHIREAQIQSPHAPAPRWEVQLLRLSDLSNIRQLPLKTLLVQLEMQGAIKPLYAYSADVRYRFIADKTAILAMFNPERQQFLTQIFQHTDMKRVWGNVDFNGLYDAQGIERARVLVALEYLADKQLIELEAKGMTEVFEVNPSAIDNPELGELLHDYFSKKAGLEIARIAQLVRFFELSSCLNYNLACYFDDGAAPSQCGHCSVCRGHIATLTNSSPMAWPSDDVLKADLMALSKQANAKGIMDISLETQCRFLAGMTLPILSKIQARKLAGFGRCESQRYSQIKHKVTSIMGEG, encoded by the coding sequence ATGCACGATGATATAAGGCAGCTTAACCAACAGCTTGCTACGCAGTTTGGCTTCGATGGCTTTCGAGAAGGGCAATTTGAGGTCGTGACACAGTTACTAGCGGGGCAGTCGAGTCTTGCGATATTTCCAACGGGTTCGGGCAAATCCCTGTGTTATCAATTTACGGCGTTGCAGCTTCCCCATTTAACCTTAGTGGTTTCACCATTATTGGCACTGATTAAGGATCAATTAGCTTTTTTACACTCCAAAGGAATTAATGCAGCGAGTATCGATTCGACGCTCTCGCACGAGGACGCGCAGCAGGTGATGCGTGATGCACGCTCGGGTAAATTAAAGCTGTTGATGGTGTCGGTGGAGCGATTTAAGAATGAGCGTTTCAGGCAATTTATCGAGTCCATCCCCATCTCAATGCTGGTGGTCGATGAGGCGCACTGTATTTCGGAGTGGGGGCATAATTTTCGACCCGACTACCTCAAACTCCCTATCTACCGCGAGCAGCTAAATATCCCGCTAGTGTTACTGCTAACGGCGACCGCGACCCGCAAAGTCAAGCTGGATATGGCAAAACGATTCGCGATTGAGCCGCAGCATATAGTGCAGACGGGGTTTTACCGCGCAAATCTTGATTTAAATGTGCTGAGCGTGCCAAGCCATGACAAAATCGCCCAGCTTAAGCAGCAAATTAGTGGCTTAAATGGGGCGGGGATTGTTTATGTCACCTTGCAGAATACGGCGGAGGAGGTTGCACAGGCGCTCATCGATGCGGGTATTCATGCCAGTGCCTACCATGCAGGATTTGATGATACCAAGCGGCAACACATTCAGCAGGCGTTTATGGAGGATAAGGTGCGTGTGGTGGTGGCGACCATCGCCTTTGGCATGGGAATCGATAAGCGCAATATACGCTTTGTGATCCACTATGACTTACCTAAGTCGATTGAAAACTATTGTCAGGAAATTGGCAGAGCAGGGCGCGATGGTGAGCTTTCCCATTGCATCACATTGGCAAACCTCGACGGCATTAACACAGTCGAAAACTTTGTCTACGGCGATACACCAGAGCTAAGTAGCATTAATCAGGTGCTTACACATATTCGTGAGGCTCAAATTCAATCACCACATGCGCCAGCGCCACGCTGGGAAGTGCAATTACTGCGGTTGTCGGATTTGAGCAATATTCGCCAGCTCCCCCTTAAAACGTTACTGGTTCAACTCGAAATGCAGGGCGCGATAAAACCGCTTTACGCCTATTCCGCCGATGTGCGTTACCGCTTTATTGCGGACAAAACCGCCATTTTGGCCATGTTTAACCCCGAGCGGCAGCAGTTTTTAACCCAAATATTTCAACATACCGACATGAAACGGGTTTGGGGGAATGTCGATTTTAATGGTCTTTATGATGCCCAAGGGATTGAGCGGGCTAGAGTCCTTGTAGCACTAGAATACTTGGCCGATAAGCAACTTATCGAGCTTGAGGCTAAGGGCATGACTGAGGTGTTTGAGGTCAATCCATCGGCGATTGACAACCCAGAACTTGGCGAACTGCTCCACGACTACTTTAGCAAAAAGGCCGGGCTTGAAATCGCAAGAATCGCTCAGCTTGTTAGGTTCTTCGAGCTTAGCTCTTGCCTTAACTACAATCTTGCCTGCTACTTTGATGATGGCGCTGCGCCATCACAATGCGGCCATTGCAGTGTTTGCCGTGGGCATATCGCGACCTTAACCAATTCATCGCCAATGGCATGGCCGAGTGATGACGTCCTTAAAGCGGATTTAATGGCACTCTCAAAACAGGCCAATGCGAAGGGGATAATGGATATTAGCCTTGAAACCCAATGCCGTTTCCTTGCGGGGATGACTCTGCCCATCTTAAGCAAAATTCAGGCGCGAAAACTTGCGGGTTTTGGTCGCTGCGAATCTCAAAGATATAGCCAGATCAAACACAAAGTCACATCGATTATGGGCGAGGGATAA
- a CDS encoding riboflavin synthase subunit alpha, giving the protein MFTGIVQATCEVVAIHKKDGFNTLEVSLNPDLREGLAIGASVANNGVCLTVTQVVDDRVFFDVVEETLRLTNLKDLVVGQRVNIERSLTFGSEIGGHILSGHIHTKAKIVNISNTEQHYDIQLTLDPKWMNYVFYKGFVGVNGCSLTVGEVTDNSFMLHLIPETLKLTNLSQCQVGDELNIEIDSQTQVIVETVERVLARRFAGQV; this is encoded by the coding sequence ATGTTTACTGGTATAGTTCAAGCCACCTGCGAAGTGGTAGCAATACATAAGAAAGATGGCTTCAATACCCTTGAGGTATCTTTAAATCCTGATTTGCGTGAGGGACTTGCCATTGGCGCAAGTGTGGCAAATAACGGAGTCTGCCTAACTGTGACTCAGGTCGTGGATGATAGGGTATTTTTCGATGTTGTGGAAGAGACCTTAAGGCTCACAAATCTCAAGGATTTAGTCGTTGGACAACGGGTGAATATCGAGCGTTCGTTAACCTTTGGCAGTGAGATTGGCGGTCATATCTTGTCGGGCCATATCCATACCAAAGCCAAAATCGTAAACATCAGTAACACAGAGCAGCATTACGATATACAACTTACCCTTGATCCTAAATGGATGAATTATGTGTTTTATAAGGGATTTGTTGGTGTAAATGGATGTAGCCTGACTGTTGGCGAAGTAACTGACAACAGCTTTATGTTGCACCTTATCCCTGAAACGCTGAAACTGACCAACCTGAGTCAATGCCAAGTGGGCGATGAGCTTAATATCGAAATCGATAGTCAAACTCAGGTGATTGTTGAGACCGTTGAGCGTGTATTAGCAAGACGCTTCGCTGGCCAAGTGTAA
- a CDS encoding CPXCG motif-containing cysteine-rich protein yields MKIMNKVISCPHCGHHQHISIDASSGDQEYYDDCRVCCNPIHLRLHVDDARRTIELYIDADDEQVY; encoded by the coding sequence ATGAAAATCATGAACAAAGTGATTTCCTGCCCCCACTGCGGGCACCATCAACATATCAGTATCGATGCCAGCAGCGGTGACCAAGAATATTACGACGACTGCCGCGTCTGCTGTAATCCTATTCACCTACGATTACATGTCGATGACGCTAGACGTACCATCGAACTCTATATCGATGCCGATGACGAGCAAGTCTATTAA
- the eco gene encoding serine protease inhibitor ecotin, which translates to MRLSHVICTAVLPLALTLVSPSALSVSPPHPTGLNAPMVSISSFTPKNYVQQEATKMFPAPETGMVQHILTLPKLENEDNYMLEIQIGQTKMVDCNLHFLKGELTEETVKGWGYSYYQLLAVSEGPSTMKACIDNKQQEAFVSIPAEMKIKYDSRLPKVFYLPEGTELRFRTWKVDSTFFYAK; encoded by the coding sequence ATGAGATTAAGTCATGTTATTTGCACCGCTGTCCTGCCGTTAGCCTTAACACTGGTCTCGCCCAGCGCACTGTCGGTCAGTCCACCTCACCCAACGGGATTAAACGCACCTATGGTTAGCATCAGCAGTTTTACCCCCAAAAATTATGTGCAGCAGGAAGCGACTAAGATGTTCCCTGCGCCAGAAACGGGCATGGTGCAACATATTCTGACCCTGCCGAAACTCGAAAATGAAGATAACTATATGCTCGAAATACAGATAGGCCAGACCAAGATGGTCGACTGCAATCTGCATTTTCTAAAAGGTGAGTTAACTGAAGAAACGGTTAAGGGCTGGGGCTACAGTTATTACCAATTATTGGCGGTAAGCGAGGGCCCTAGCACCATGAAGGCCTGTATCGACAACAAACAGCAAGAAGCCTTTGTAAGTATTCCAGCTGAAATGAAAATCAAGTACGACAGTCGCTTACCTAAAGTTTTTTATCTGCCTGAAGGGACTGAACTGCGTTTTAGAACCTGGAAAGTTGACTCAACTTTCTTTTACGCTAAGTAA
- the trxB gene encoding thioredoxin-disulfide reductase — MSQVRHSNLLILGSGPAGYTAAVYAARANLKPIMITGMQQGGQLTTTTEVENWPGDADDLTGPALMERMQKHAEKFDTEILFDHINEVTLTERPFRLKGDNGEYTCDALIIATGASARYLGLESEEAFKGRGVSACATCDGFFYRNQKVAVIGGGNTAVEEALYLSNIAAEVHLVHRRDTFRSEKILIDRLMDKVANGNIILHLDQTMDEVVGDAMGVTGIKLKSTKDGSVSDLAVAGVFVAIGHSPNTGIFEGQLEMNHGYLKVQSGLQGNATQTSIEGVFAAGDVMDQHYRQAITSAGTGCMAALDAERYLDAKK, encoded by the coding sequence ATGAGCCAAGTGAGACACAGTAACCTATTGATTTTAGGTTCAGGCCCTGCAGGTTACACTGCAGCAGTATACGCAGCGCGTGCAAACTTAAAACCTATAATGATTACTGGTATGCAGCAAGGTGGTCAATTAACCACGACGACTGAAGTTGAAAACTGGCCAGGCGATGCTGATGACCTAACCGGTCCTGCATTAATGGAACGTATGCAAAAGCATGCCGAAAAATTTGATACTGAAATTCTATTCGACCACATCAATGAAGTGACACTTACTGAACGTCCGTTCCGCTTAAAAGGCGATAACGGCGAGTACACTTGTGATGCACTGATCATCGCAACGGGTGCTTCTGCCCGTTACCTAGGGTTAGAATCTGAAGAAGCGTTTAAGGGCCGCGGCGTATCAGCCTGTGCGACCTGTGATGGTTTCTTCTACCGTAACCAAAAAGTAGCAGTAATTGGTGGTGGTAACACTGCCGTTGAAGAAGCACTTTACTTAAGTAATATCGCCGCGGAAGTGCACTTAGTTCACCGTCGTGATACTTTCCGTTCGGAAAAAATCTTAATCGATCGTCTGATGGATAAAGTCGCTAACGGCAACATCATCCTGCACTTAGACCAAACCATGGACGAAGTGGTTGGTGATGCTATGGGTGTAACTGGTATTAAGCTTAAGAGCACCAAAGATGGTTCAGTATCTGATCTAGCCGTTGCAGGTGTGTTCGTGGCAATTGGTCACAGCCCCAATACCGGCATCTTCGAAGGTCAGTTAGAAATGAACCACGGCTACCTGAAAGTCCAAAGCGGCCTGCAAGGTAACGCTACTCAAACTAGCATCGAAGGCGTGTTCGCTGCTGGCGATGTGATGGACCAACATTACCGTCAAGCCATTACTTCTGCAGGTACCGGTTGTATGGCAGCATTGGATGCTGAGCGTTACTTAGACGCTAAAAAATAA
- the ald gene encoding alanine dehydrogenase yields MIIGVPKEIKNHEYRVGMVPSSVRELTIKGHEVFVETNAGTGIGFSDQDYIDAGAEILATAAEVFAKAEMIVKVKEPQAVERAMLRHDQILFTYLHLAPDLPQTEDLIKSGAVCIAYETVTDDRGGLPLLAPMSEVAGRMSIQAGAMALEKSSGGRGMLLGGVPGVEPAKVVIIGGGMVGTNAAQMAVGMGADVVVLDRSIDALRRLNVQFGSAVKAIYSTADAIERHVVEADLVIGGVLIPGAAAPKLVTRDMISRMKPGSAIVDVAIDQGGCVETSHATTHQDPTYIVDDVVHYCVANMPGAVARTSTFALNNATLPYILKLANLGYKQALLQDKHLLNGLNVIHGKLVCKEVAHALNLEYTEATALLA; encoded by the coding sequence ATGATAATTGGTGTACCAAAGGAAATTAAAAACCACGAGTATCGCGTTGGTATGGTTCCTTCAAGCGTGCGTGAATTGACAATTAAAGGTCATGAAGTATTCGTTGAAACAAATGCGGGTACGGGTATTGGGTTTTCAGATCAAGATTATATTGATGCTGGCGCTGAAATTTTAGCAACTGCCGCTGAAGTTTTTGCGAAAGCCGAAATGATTGTAAAGGTAAAAGAGCCTCAAGCAGTAGAACGCGCTATGTTGCGTCACGACCAGATTTTATTCACTTATCTGCATTTAGCGCCGGATTTACCGCAAACTGAAGATTTAATTAAAAGTGGTGCAGTCTGTATTGCATACGAAACAGTGACCGATGACCGTGGCGGTTTACCGTTATTAGCACCTATGTCTGAAGTGGCTGGCCGTATGTCAATTCAAGCCGGTGCAATGGCACTTGAAAAATCTTCAGGTGGTCGTGGCATGCTGTTAGGCGGTGTTCCAGGTGTAGAACCTGCTAAAGTCGTTATTATCGGTGGTGGTATGGTCGGTACCAACGCAGCGCAAATGGCTGTAGGTATGGGCGCTGACGTGGTTGTTCTAGATCGTAGCATCGATGCCCTGCGTCGTTTAAACGTACAATTTGGCTCAGCAGTTAAAGCTATCTACTCGACTGCAGACGCGATTGAGCGTCATGTCGTTGAGGCTGATTTAGTGATCGGTGGCGTGTTAATTCCTGGTGCTGCGGCACCTAAACTGGTTACTCGCGATATGATTTCTCGCATGAAACCAGGCAGCGCGATCGTTGACGTGGCAATTGACCAAGGTGGCTGTGTTGAAACATCGCACGCGACAACTCACCAAGATCCAACCTACATCGTTGATGACGTAGTACATTACTGTGTTGCAAACATGCCTGGTGCTGTTGCGCGTACTTCAACATTTGCACTGAATAACGCCACCCTGCCATACATCCTGAAACTAGCCAACTTAGGTTACAAACAAGCCCTGCTACAGGACAAACACTTACTGAACGGTTTGAACGTGATCCACGGCAAACTGGTTTGTAAAGAAGTTGCCCACGCTTTAAATCTTGAATACACAGAAGCCACTGCTTTATTAGCCTAA
- the rpmI gene encoding 50S ribosomal protein L35, whose translation MPKMKTDRGVAKRFKKTANGFKRKQAHLRHILTKKSTKRKRHLRNKCLVAKVDVPAIARQLPYA comes from the coding sequence ATGCCTAAAATGAAAACCGACAGAGGTGTAGCGAAACGTTTTAAGAAAACCGCCAATGGTTTCAAACGTAAGCAAGCCCATTTACGTCACATTCTGACCAAAAAGAGCACTAAGCGTAAGCGTCACTTACGTAACAAGTGTTTAGTTGCTAAAGTTGACGTTCCAGCAATCGCGCGTCAATTACCATACGCTTAA
- a CDS encoding PaaI family thioesterase: protein MKVENMNGVELLTAMIEGHLPAPSISETMPMQLIEVAVGYVKFSAKADARHLNPMGGVHGGFAATVLDSVLGCAVHSALEAGVGYGTVDLNIKMVRPIPQNTDLFAEGRLINLSRNLGIAEGSLKDAAGKLYAHGTTTCSIIRP from the coding sequence ATGAAAGTTGAAAATATGAACGGCGTTGAATTGTTAACTGCGATGATTGAGGGGCATTTGCCCGCGCCCTCAATATCAGAAACAATGCCAATGCAGCTGATTGAGGTTGCTGTTGGCTACGTTAAATTCAGTGCCAAAGCGGATGCACGCCATTTAAATCCAATGGGGGGAGTGCATGGTGGCTTTGCCGCAACTGTTTTAGATTCCGTCTTAGGTTGTGCCGTGCATTCGGCACTTGAAGCCGGAGTTGGATACGGTACCGTCGATTTGAACATTAAAATGGTGCGGCCAATCCCGCAAAATACCGATCTGTTTGCGGAAGGGCGCTTGATCAATCTATCGCGTAACCTCGGGATCGCTGAGGGGTCGCTAAAAGACGCTGCCGGTAAACTCTATGCCCATGGAACAACCACCTGCAGCATTATTCGTCCTTAA